A region from the Micrococcus cohnii genome encodes:
- a CDS encoding low molecular weight protein-tyrosine-phosphatase: MRIITVCLGNICRSPAAEAVLRRALAREDLTHDVTDNSAGDRGVEVASAGTADYHVGERPHQLTIEVGEQLGYEFTTRGAQLTSEDLATADLLLVMDESNRANALALAADDAQRAKVRLLGEFASDADTAGVREVPDPWGHPREQFEAMYRQIEDAVPGVVAFVRQTLRSRGT, from the coding sequence ATGCGCATCATCACGGTCTGCCTCGGAAACATCTGCCGCTCCCCCGCTGCGGAGGCGGTGCTGCGCCGCGCCCTGGCACGGGAGGACCTGACGCACGACGTCACCGACAACAGCGCCGGCGACCGCGGCGTCGAGGTGGCCTCGGCCGGCACGGCCGACTATCACGTGGGCGAGCGTCCGCATCAGCTCACGATCGAGGTCGGCGAACAGCTCGGCTACGAGTTCACCACCCGCGGCGCCCAGCTCACATCCGAGGACCTGGCCACGGCCGATCTGCTGCTCGTGATGGATGAGTCGAACCGGGCGAACGCGCTTGCCCTCGCCGCCGACGACGCCCAGCGCGCGAAAGTGCGCCTGCTCGGGGAGTTCGCCTCCGACGCGGACACCGCTGGCGTGCGCGAGGTGCCGGACCCGTGGGGACACCCGCGCGAACAGTTCGAGGCGATGTATCGGCAGATCGAGGACGCCGTGCCGGGCGTGGTGGCGTTCGTGCGGCAGACACTGCGCAGCCGAGGCACCTGA